Proteins encoded in a region of the Triticum dicoccoides isolate Atlit2015 ecotype Zavitan chromosome 3A, WEW_v2.0, whole genome shotgun sequence genome:
- the LOC119268611 gene encoding tryptophan aminotransferase-related protein 3-like: protein MFLEPYWMRHAEASAVVVSGWHRMSYRATDGLFQSVELERCIRRLHRAVGNAVADDKQIVFATGSMQLINALVYALSPDSNSGSTANVVATTPYYPAYRTQIVLFDSREYKWAGNTSMWAKASGNSTTKEDVIEFVTSPNNPDALLHQPVVVGSSAILDHAYFWPHFTHILAPSDADVMLFTTSKLSGHASSRFGWALIRDEKVAKRVNDYIMQNTMGASRDTQLRMLAIFKTILANLHGKEDIFAFGHDVMTAKWRKLSAVVSHSRRISLQNIPPQYCTYFDKIREPSPAYAWVKCEREEDSDCSDVLLKAKIITRSGVWNDASSRYTRISLIKSQDDFDLLLERITEFVDAELTAAGSNSM, encoded by the exons ATGTTCCTGGAACCATACTGGATGCGGCACGCGGAGGCCAGCGCCGTGGTGGTCTCCGGATGGCACCGCATGAGCTACAGAGCCACCGACGGTCTCTTCCAGTCCGTCGAGCTCGAGCGCTGCATCAGGCGGCTGCACAGGGCCGTCGGCAACGCCGTCGCCGACGACAAGCAAATCGTCTTCGCCACCGGCTCCATGCAGCTGATCAACGCGCTGGTGTACGCCCTGTCCCCAGACAGCAACTCCGGCTCGACGGCCAACGTGGTCGCCACCACGCCGTACTACCCG GCTTACAGAACGCAGATCGTGTTGTTCGACAGCCGGGAGTACAAATGGGCCGGGAACACCTCCATGTGGGCGAAAGCGTCGGGGAACTCCACCACCAAGGAGGACGTCATCGAGTTCGTGACGTCGCCGAACAACCCCGACGCCCTGCTCCACCAGCCCGTCGTCGTCGGCTCGTCGGCGATCCTCGACCACGCCTACTTCTGGCCGCACTTCACGCACATCCTCGCGCCCTCCGACGCGGACGTCATGCTCTTCACCACCTCCAAGCTCTCCGGCCATGCCAGCAGTCGATTCGG GTGGGCGCTGATAAGGGACGAGAAGGTGGCCAAGAGGGTCAATGACTACATTATGCAGAACACCATGGGCGCGTCCCGCGACACCCAGCTCCGGATGCTTGCCATCTTCAAGACCATACTGGCCAACCTGCACGGCAAGGAGGACATCTTCGCCTTCGGGCACGACGTGATGACGGCCAAATGGCGCAAGCTTAGCGCCGTCGTGTCGCACTCCCGCCGGATCTCGCTGCAGAACATCCCTCCCCAGTACTGCACCTACTTCGACAAGATCAGGGAGCCATCCCCAG CTTATGCGTGGGTCAAGTGTGAGAGGGAGGAAGACAGTGACTGCTCCGACGTGCTGCTCAAGGCCAAGATAATCACACGGTCCGGCGTCTGGAACGATGCCAGCAGCCGGTACACGAGGATAAGCCTCATCAAGTCCCAGGACGACTTCGACCTGCTCCTCGAGAGGATCACAGAATTTGTCGATGCCGAGCTCACCGCTGCTGGTTCCAACTCCATGTGA